A genome region from Natronobeatus ordinarius includes the following:
- a CDS encoding (2Fe-2S) ferredoxin domain-containing protein — MTGHAHTDASGTATDRTEHHRERLDAHVFVCTTDRDSAHACCGAAGGEETVDAVKAWLRERDAFWTAVSVSTTSCLGLCSEDGAAMSIQPRNRWYNGVRPEDVPALLEREFGPDAGRVTDD, encoded by the coding sequence ATGACGGGCCACGCCCACACCGACGCCTCCGGCACCGCTACCGACCGGACCGAGCACCACCGCGAACGCCTCGACGCACACGTGTTCGTCTGTACGACCGACCGCGATTCGGCGCACGCCTGCTGTGGCGCTGCCGGCGGTGAAGAAACCGTCGACGCGGTGAAAGCGTGGCTGCGCGAGCGCGATGCGTTCTGGACGGCGGTCTCCGTGAGCACCACGTCGTGTCTCGGCCTCTGTAGCGAGGACGGGGCGGCCATGTCGATCCAGCCCCGGAATCGGTGGTACAACGGCGTCCGTCCCGAGGACGTCCCGGCACTGCTCGAGCGGGAGTTCGGACCCGACGCAGGTCGCGTGACCGACGACTGA
- a CDS encoding monovalent cation/H+ antiporter subunit E, whose amino-acid sequence MADKRLLVPLSESVTVRQTVGYAVRTAMSESAELHFVVAVPYDGDVPGGQRDVEGGRRLLERALAWANEDADGSCPPIETAMLGRDELLFGPRDYAQAFAAYAEDYDVDRVILDPEFQPGVTAPMLQPLERELEAVSLEYEEARVERPARHERLVGTGSVDRYVATFGISLVFYLILGDPTYWFDLVTGVIVATIVSLTLAQVTFTVPPQKLQSPLRVIRFSLYVPYLVFEIVKANLAISLVILHPRMPIDPKMTRVNARVRSGLPLLALANSITLTPGTLTVRANDQRLVVHTLIASAREDLFEGSLERAIRFVFYGREAAATATPRERGDTEIIGGEES is encoded by the coding sequence GTGGCGGATAAGCGACTGCTCGTGCCGCTGTCGGAGTCGGTGACGGTTCGCCAGACCGTCGGCTACGCGGTCCGGACGGCGATGTCGGAGTCGGCCGAACTCCACTTCGTCGTCGCCGTGCCGTACGACGGAGACGTCCCGGGAGGACAACGGGACGTCGAAGGCGGCCGTCGACTGCTCGAACGAGCCCTCGCGTGGGCGAACGAGGACGCAGACGGCTCCTGTCCTCCGATCGAGACCGCGATGCTCGGGAGAGACGAGTTATTGTTCGGCCCCCGTGACTACGCCCAGGCGTTCGCCGCCTACGCCGAGGACTACGACGTCGACCGCGTGATCCTCGACCCGGAGTTCCAGCCCGGCGTAACGGCCCCGATGCTTCAGCCACTCGAGCGCGAACTCGAGGCCGTCTCCCTCGAGTACGAGGAGGCGCGGGTCGAACGGCCGGCGAGACATGAACGGCTGGTCGGGACCGGAAGCGTCGATCGGTACGTCGCGACGTTCGGTATCTCGTTGGTCTTCTATCTGATCCTCGGCGATCCGACCTACTGGTTCGATCTCGTCACCGGTGTGATCGTCGCGACGATCGTGTCGCTGACGCTCGCACAGGTGACGTTTACGGTTCCACCACAGAAGCTCCAGTCGCCGCTTCGGGTCATCAGGTTCTCGCTGTACGTCCCCTACCTCGTCTTCGAGATCGTGAAGGCCAATCTCGCGATTTCGCTCGTCATCCTCCATCCACGGATGCCGATCGACCCGAAGATGACGCGGGTGAACGCCCGGGTTCGGAGCGGGCTGCCGCTGCTCGCGCTCGCGAACAGCATCACGCTGACGCCCGGGACGCTGACGGTTCGGGCCAACGACCAGCGGCTGGTCGTCCACACGCTCATTGCGTCCGCTCGAGAGGATCTCTTCGAGGGGAGCTTAGAGCGGGCGATCCGATTCGTCTTCTACGGCCGCGAGGCCGCGGCGACGGCGACGCCGCGCGAGCGCGGTGACACCGAGATCATCGGGGGTGAGGAGTCGTGA
- a CDS encoding cation:proton antiporter yields MTADLINEIFIGAAALFVVLAILMFYRAVKGPTTQDRLLAVNVLGTNTVVILALLAAGLDQPWFLDIALIYALLNFLVAVAVSKFTVERGGVL; encoded by the coding sequence GTGACCGCCGACCTGATCAACGAGATCTTCATCGGAGCGGCGGCGCTGTTCGTCGTCCTCGCAATCTTGATGTTCTACCGCGCGGTGAAGGGTCCGACCACGCAGGATCGACTACTGGCGGTGAACGTCCTCGGGACGAACACCGTCGTCATCCTGGCGCTGCTGGCGGCGGGGCTCGATCAGCCCTGGTTCCTTGACATCGCGTTGATCTACGCCCTGCTCAACTTCCTGGTGGCCGTGGCCGTCTCGAAGTTCACGGTCGAGCGAGGTGGGGTGCTGTGA
- the mnhG gene encoding monovalent cation/H(+) antiporter subunit G produces MIEQVRFWAIVVLVAFGLFFTFVSAVGVIRLPDVYARAHTASQTDTLGAGLALGAVALALGWQHATIYTVLLLFFVFITNPTAAHAIARSAAESGIEPLTSDDLEEGERR; encoded by the coding sequence GTGATCGAGCAGGTTCGGTTCTGGGCGATCGTCGTGCTCGTCGCCTTCGGACTGTTCTTTACGTTCGTCTCGGCGGTGGGCGTCATCCGCCTGCCGGACGTCTATGCCCGGGCGCACACGGCCTCCCAGACGGACACGCTCGGGGCGGGACTCGCCCTCGGCGCCGTCGCGCTGGCGCTCGGCTGGCAGCACGCGACGATCTACACTGTGTTATTGTTGTTCTTCGTGTTCATCACGAACCCGACGGCGGCCCACGCCATCGCGCGTTCGGCCGCCGAGTCGGGCATCGAACCGTTGACGAGCGACGACTTAGAGGAGGGTGAGCGACGATGA
- a CDS encoding DUF4040 domain-containing protein, which yields MSAVAYTLVTFILLTAVATALFRDVLSAIVVFGAYSLGMAILYTYLLAPDVAMTEAAISAGVTTILLLLTLARTSRPSTDRIFERINVPAVLVVGAFFVVLLTQVLPAMEAVGDPEAIAWANPEVTQYYIENTYADTGVQNAVSAVLAAYRGFDTFGEAVVVFAAGIAVLLVLKREVFA from the coding sequence ATGAGTGCAGTCGCCTACACGCTCGTGACCTTCATCTTACTGACGGCGGTGGCGACGGCACTGTTCCGCGACGTGCTGTCGGCGATCGTCGTCTTCGGCGCCTACAGCCTGGGGATGGCGATTCTGTACACCTACTTGCTCGCCCCCGACGTCGCGATGACCGAGGCGGCGATCAGCGCGGGCGTGACGACGATCCTGTTGCTGTTGACGCTCGCCCGGACGTCCCGGCCGTCGACCGACCGGATCTTCGAGCGGATCAACGTCCCCGCCGTGCTCGTCGTCGGCGCGTTCTTCGTCGTACTGCTGACCCAGGTGCTGCCGGCGATGGAGGCCGTCGGCGACCCCGAGGCGATCGCGTGGGCGAACCCCGAGGTCACCCAGTACTACATCGAGAACACCTACGCGGACACCGGCGTCCAGAACGCCGTCAGCGCCGTGCTGGCGGCCTACCGTGGCTTCGACACCTTCGGCGAGGCGGTCGTCGTCTTCGCGGCCGGGATCGCCGTCTTGCTCGTGCTCAAACGGGAGGTGTTCGCCTGA
- a CDS encoding MnhB domain-containing protein codes for MADGRGDTYSESQVILTAVQIIAPFTLTYGLFMAFHGADTPGGSFQGGAIIGVTVLMLAFAFGIEPTRQWLSNTVLVTLVTGGVAIFVGVGFAAMALGGNFLEYDVFYELFGLRQKWGMEAIEVGGIALIVSGVVITLFFATAAGFTPTRTDGSGRGGDDE; via the coding sequence ATGGCAGACGGACGGGGAGACACCTACTCCGAGAGTCAGGTGATCCTGACCGCCGTACAGATCATCGCCCCCTTTACGCTCACCTACGGGCTGTTCATGGCCTTCCACGGCGCGGACACCCCTGGCGGGAGCTTCCAGGGCGGCGCGATCATCGGCGTCACGGTCCTGATGCTCGCCTTTGCCTTCGGCATCGAGCCCACCCGCCAGTGGCTCAGCAACACGGTCCTCGTGACGCTCGTCACCGGCGGCGTCGCCATCTTCGTCGGCGTCGGCTTCGCCGCGATGGCGCTCGGCGGGAACTTCCTCGAGTACGACGTGTTCTACGAACTCTTCGGTCTCAGACAGAAGTGGGGTATGGAAGCGATCGAAGTCGGCGGCATCGCGCTGATCGTCTCGGGCGTGGTCATCACGCTCTTTTTCGCGACGGCGGCGGGCTTCACGCCGACGCGAACCGACGGCTCCGGACGCGGAGGTGACGACGAATGA
- a CDS encoding cation:proton antiporter subunit C, which yields MIEILASRYAYALMFALLAIGLYMMIANENLVKKLIGVNLFQTAIFLFFVAVAYVEGGSAPIVEADPDAGAQLVASPLPHVIVLTAIVVGVALTAVGLALVVRIYSEYGTLREDTLREVRSDE from the coding sequence ATGATCGAGATCCTCGCCAGTCGCTACGCGTACGCGCTGATGTTCGCCCTGCTCGCAATCGGACTGTACATGATGATCGCCAACGAGAACCTCGTGAAGAAGCTGATCGGCGTCAACTTATTCCAGACGGCGATCTTCCTCTTCTTCGTCGCCGTGGCGTACGTCGAAGGGGGCTCCGCCCCGATCGTCGAGGCGGACCCCGACGCGGGTGCACAGCTGGTCGCCAGCCCGCTCCCGCACGTCATCGTGCTGACCGCCATCGTCGTCGGGGTCGCGCTGACGGCTGTCGGCCTCGCGCTCGTCGTCCGCATCTACAGCGAGTACGGCACGCTTCGCGAGGACACTCTCAGGGAGGTGCGTTCCGATGAGTAA
- a CDS encoding proton-conducting transporter membrane subunit, with amino-acid sequence MSNVELLPALLVVVPILAAAVPIALGLKVDRNGWSVAAITCTALFAGAAYLAAVVYGYLGDGGRVVHSLGGYDRQYGIELVADELSAMIVLLVAATSAGVLAFTRVGGPRGNTFYSGWLLLTGGLLGLSMTGDVFNMFVFLEIVGLGTYALISSGDGPESAVAALKYLILGTVGASIYLIGVGFLFMATGTLNMIELSTAIPETAGYDHTLVRAAFAFIFVGFAIKVAQWPLHTWQPDAYQHAPDGVTPLIAALVSTVSAYALARLMYTVFTPEFLQVTPYAAEVVVTVGAVSVLAGSTLAVIQQDVKRMFAYSSVAQFGLIVAAYGLVNETALIGAIVHLVGHGLMKAGLFVAAGIVALGYGARTVDEYAGLAQHRPVVAASTALLLIALIGIPPSVGFVGKWYIAVGAVEAQVWPVAAVIFLSTMLTLAYSARLLEKMYFTPAAPAEAPHAAGVATDGNGLSRVTIGMLVLVVAAALIAVALGFAGDLFFELLEPFVEEVFTDV; translated from the coding sequence ATGAGTAACGTCGAACTCCTCCCTGCCCTGTTGGTCGTCGTTCCGATCCTCGCGGCAGCGGTGCCGATCGCTCTCGGGCTCAAAGTCGACCGCAACGGCTGGTCGGTGGCCGCGATCACCTGCACGGCACTGTTCGCGGGCGCGGCCTACCTCGCCGCGGTCGTCTACGGCTACCTCGGCGACGGCGGCCGCGTCGTCCACTCGCTCGGCGGCTACGACCGCCAGTACGGGATCGAACTCGTCGCCGACGAGCTGTCGGCGATGATCGTCCTGCTCGTCGCCGCCACGTCGGCGGGCGTCCTCGCGTTCACGCGCGTGGGCGGCCCGCGCGGGAACACGTTCTACAGCGGCTGGCTGTTGCTGACCGGCGGCTTACTCGGCCTCTCGATGACCGGCGACGTGTTCAACATGTTCGTCTTCCTCGAGATCGTCGGGCTTGGCACGTACGCCCTGATCTCGAGCGGTGACGGCCCCGAGTCCGCGGTCGCGGCGCTGAAGTATCTCATCCTCGGGACCGTCGGCGCGTCGATCTACCTGATCGGCGTGGGCTTCCTGTTCATGGCGACGGGGACGCTCAACATGATCGAGCTCTCGACGGCCATCCCCGAGACGGCGGGCTACGACCACACGCTCGTGCGCGCCGCGTTCGCGTTCATCTTCGTCGGCTTCGCAATCAAGGTGGCCCAGTGGCCGCTGCACACGTGGCAGCCCGACGCCTACCAGCACGCCCCTGACGGTGTGACGCCGCTGATCGCGGCGCTCGTCTCGACGGTGTCGGCGTACGCCCTCGCGCGGCTCATGTACACCGTCTTCACGCCCGAGTTCCTCCAGGTTACGCCGTACGCGGCCGAGGTGGTCGTCACCGTCGGCGCGGTGAGCGTGCTCGCCGGGAGCACGCTGGCGGTCATCCAGCAGGACGTCAAACGGATGTTCGCCTACTCCTCTGTCGCCCAGTTCGGGCTGATCGTCGCCGCCTACGGGCTGGTCAACGAGACCGCGTTGATCGGTGCGATCGTCCACCTCGTCGGCCACGGCCTGATGAAGGCGGGGCTGTTCGTCGCCGCCGGGATCGTCGCCCTCGGCTACGGCGCCCGGACGGTCGACGAGTACGCCGGCCTCGCCCAGCACCGGCCAGTCGTCGCCGCGTCGACGGCCCTCTTGCTCATCGCACTGATCGGCATTCCGCCGTCGGTCGGCTTCGTCGGCAAGTGGTACATCGCCGTCGGCGCCGTCGAGGCCCAGGTCTGGCCCGTCGCCGCGGTGATCTTCCTCTCGACGATGCTGACGCTCGCGTACTCCGCGCGGCTGCTCGAGAAGATGTACTTCACGCCAGCGGCGCCCGCCGAGGCGCCGCATGCGGCCGGCGTCGCGACGGACGGGAACGGACTGTCTCGCGTCACGATCGGGATGCTCGTCCTGGTCGTCGCCGCCGCACTGATCGCCGTCGCCCTCGGCTTCGCGGGCGACCTGTTCTTCGAGTTGCTCGAGCCGTTCGTCGAGGAGGTGTTCACCGATGTCTGA
- a CDS encoding proton-conducting transporter membrane subunit: MSEIVFDPRPLAAVLVSAVAVFLIVASYRHPNVREGWSVLAALAKFGIVASMLPGVMDGTVYVWSLEQATGLEFVDGVDFALRADPLGMLFALLASFLWIFTSFYAAGYMRGLDEHAQTRFFASFAASLSTALGIAFAENLLTIFIFYELLSLVTYPLVAHNEDDEARIAGRKYLFYTFFGGGVFLLAGTVLTYWLTAGVGQATLEFQAGGMDALAEAAGADPAIAQAAFFLLIAGFGVKAAVMPLHSWLADAMVAPTPVSGLLHAVAVVKSGAFGVARVILDVFGPDLIQDLPLSVPGVGEVGLNVPVAALAAFTLVAASVIALRKDHLKRRLAYSTTAQLSYIVLALSMLHPVAILGGLLHIPAHAFGKLTLFFCAGAVHVETHTDYVSEMAGIGKRMPLVMSAFAIGSAGMAGIPLAAGFVSKFYIMIGAMSADYTIFALALVVSGVLNIAYLWPVVYTAFFESEDRHDAKPLLEFPPGGKRESYGVLEGEVATDGGNESGAADDEPEDGLAVDEHPSDADVPFGAPVESDHGHDDHHDGHDHHHGGAPMGGWDRRSPLTESTWLMLMPISVIATGAVVLGVVPDYAVFLELADYIVEVVTGTGVIA; the protein is encoded by the coding sequence ATGTCTGAAATCGTATTCGACCCGCGCCCGCTCGCCGCCGTCCTGGTGTCTGCGGTCGCGGTCTTCCTGATCGTCGCGTCGTATCGCCACCCGAACGTCCGCGAGGGATGGTCCGTCCTCGCCGCGCTCGCGAAGTTCGGAATCGTCGCGAGCATGCTGCCCGGCGTGATGGACGGCACCGTCTACGTCTGGAGCCTCGAGCAGGCGACCGGCCTCGAGTTCGTCGACGGCGTCGACTTCGCGCTCCGGGCGGACCCGCTCGGGATGCTCTTTGCGCTGCTCGCGAGCTTCCTGTGGATCTTCACGTCCTTCTACGCCGCGGGCTACATGCGCGGGCTCGACGAGCACGCCCAGACGCGATTCTTCGCGTCGTTCGCGGCCAGCCTCTCGACCGCCCTCGGCATCGCGTTCGCCGAGAACCTGCTGACGATCTTCATCTTCTACGAGCTGCTCTCGCTCGTGACCTACCCGCTGGTCGCCCACAACGAGGACGACGAGGCCCGCATCGCCGGCCGGAAGTACCTCTTTTACACCTTCTTCGGCGGCGGGGTCTTCCTGCTCGCGGGTACGGTGCTGACCTACTGGCTCACGGCCGGCGTCGGCCAGGCGACCCTCGAGTTCCAGGCCGGCGGCATGGACGCGCTGGCCGAGGCCGCGGGGGCCGATCCCGCCATCGCCCAGGCCGCCTTTTTCCTGCTCATCGCCGGCTTCGGGGTGAAAGCCGCGGTGATGCCGCTTCACTCCTGGCTGGCGGACGCGATGGTGGCGCCGACGCCGGTTTCGGGACTGCTCCACGCGGTGGCCGTCGTCAAGTCCGGAGCGTTCGGCGTCGCTCGAGTCATCCTCGACGTCTTCGGCCCCGACCTCATCCAGGATCTCCCGCTGTCGGTGCCCGGGGTCGGCGAGGTCGGCCTGAACGTCCCCGTGGCGGCGCTGGCGGCGTTCACCCTCGTGGCCGCGAGCGTCATCGCGCTCCGCAAGGACCACCTCAAGCGCCGGCTGGCGTACTCGACGACCGCGCAACTGAGCTACATCGTGCTGGCGCTGTCGATGCTGCACCCGGTCGCCATCCTCGGCGGCCTGTTGCACATCCCCGCCCACGCCTTCGGCAAGCTCACCCTCTTTTTCTGTGCGGGAGCGGTCCACGTCGAGACCCACACCGACTACGTCAGCGAGATGGCCGGCATCGGCAAGCGGATGCCACTGGTCATGAGCGCCTTTGCGATCGGTTCGGCCGGGATGGCCGGCATCCCGCTGGCCGCCGGCTTCGTCAGCAAGTTCTACATCATGATCGGCGCGATGAGCGCCGACTACACGATCTTCGCGCTCGCGCTCGTCGTCTCCGGCGTCCTCAACATCGCCTACCTCTGGCCGGTCGTCTACACCGCCTTCTTCGAGAGCGAGGACCGCCACGACGCGAAACCTCTACTCGAGTTCCCGCCGGGCGGAAAGCGAGAGTCCTACGGCGTGCTCGAGGGCGAGGTCGCAACGGACGGGGGGAACGAATCGGGAGCGGCCGACGACGAGCCGGAGGATGGACTGGCCGTCGACGAGCATCCGAGCGACGCCGACGTCCCGTTCGGCGCGCCCGTCGAGAGTGACCACGGGCACGACGACCACCACGACGGTCACGATCACCACCACGGCGGCGCGCCGATGGGCGGCTGGGACCGTCGCTCACCGCTGACCGAGAGCACGTGGCTCATGCTCATGCCCATCTCGGTGATCGCCACCGGGGCGGTCGTGCTCGGGGTCGTCCCCGACTACGCCGTCTTCCTCGAACTCGCCGACTACATCGTCGAAGTCGTCACCGGCACGGGGGTGATCGCATGA
- a CDS encoding Na(+)/H(+) antiporter subunit D — protein sequence MSELEALTMAYPPLIVLAAALLVVVLPRLVGFTLGTLSLVAVMALAVLTPQGEYGGGTFLGFEVQAYVVDDFSVLVALGLGFLGALAVVYAYSSDGSRVMTAFALSYVASALAVIFAGDWLTMVFAWEVMAITSTLLVWHHGGDAVRAGYRYALAHGIGGSLMLLAVVTHYVQTDSFLYGVGADGIATGLPAVLAALGIGVNVAFIGLHTWLPDTYPTPHIAASVFLAATTTKTSALILFRAFPEGHLYLAYMGGLMSIWGAGFALLQHDMRALLSYHIQAQLGYMVAGIGIGSAIGIAGAMGHLFNNVLYKSLLFMAVGVVIYRTGENDLYKLGGLWRVMPLTAIAFALGALSITAVPGFNGFISKGMVLDAANPDYYGGPEYQALYWLLFIGAIGTFLSFIKLGYYVFLHGPSEYEVRDAKTGQNVAMFSIGGACVLLGLPAIGWPVFTDLLPFVDGVTVTHAPGDESGLTPYSAGHLTDAVILIVVSVVGFKLIRKPLSKLDLGDPTTIVNPASFSLGRGTMLAVTETYRAVDAAAVGFVRTCYWVGNNPALAVDRVASKVPGGFGPNQNRRAANGGRPSTLHLRATIGLTVLLITLVLTVVLWLLV from the coding sequence ATGAGCGAACTCGAGGCGCTCACGATGGCGTACCCGCCGCTGATCGTCCTCGCGGCGGCGCTGCTCGTCGTCGTCCTGCCCCGACTCGTTGGCTTTACCCTCGGAACCCTGAGCCTGGTCGCCGTGATGGCGCTGGCCGTGCTCACCCCGCAGGGCGAGTACGGCGGCGGCACCTTCCTCGGTTTCGAGGTCCAGGCGTACGTCGTCGACGACTTCAGCGTCCTCGTGGCGCTCGGACTGGGCTTCCTCGGCGCGCTCGCCGTAGTCTACGCCTACTCGAGCGACGGGAGCCGGGTGATGACGGCGTTCGCGCTCTCCTACGTCGCCAGTGCGCTCGCCGTAATCTTCGCCGGCGACTGGCTCACGATGGTGTTCGCCTGGGAAGTGATGGCGATCACCTCGACGCTTTTGGTCTGGCACCACGGCGGCGACGCCGTCCGGGCGGGCTACCGCTACGCGCTGGCCCACGGCATCGGCGGGAGCCTGATGCTGTTGGCGGTCGTCACCCACTACGTCCAGACCGACTCGTTCCTCTACGGCGTCGGCGCGGACGGCATCGCGACGGGCCTGCCCGCCGTCCTCGCGGCGCTCGGCATCGGCGTCAACGTCGCGTTCATCGGGCTGCACACCTGGCTGCCCGACACCTACCCGACGCCCCACATCGCCGCCTCGGTGTTCCTGGCGGCGACGACGACCAAGACCAGCGCCCTGATCCTCTTCCGGGCGTTCCCCGAGGGACACCTCTACCTGGCGTACATGGGTGGACTCATGTCGATCTGGGGGGCTGGCTTCGCGCTGCTCCAGCACGACATGCGGGCGCTGCTCTCCTATCACATCCAGGCCCAGCTTGGCTACATGGTCGCCGGCATCGGCATCGGCTCGGCGATCGGGATCGCCGGCGCGATGGGCCACCTGTTCAACAACGTGCTGTACAAGAGCCTGCTGTTCATGGCCGTCGGGGTCGTCATCTACCGAACCGGCGAGAACGACCTCTACAAGCTCGGCGGGCTCTGGCGGGTGATGCCGCTGACGGCGATCGCGTTCGCCCTCGGGGCGCTGTCGATTACCGCCGTCCCCGGCTTCAACGGCTTCATCAGCAAGGGGATGGTGCTCGACGCGGCCAACCCCGACTACTACGGCGGCCCCGAGTACCAGGCGCTGTACTGGCTGCTCTTTATCGGCGCGATCGGCACCTTCCTCTCGTTCATCAAGCTCGGCTACTACGTGTTCTTACACGGGCCGTCGGAGTACGAGGTCAGGGACGCGAAGACGGGCCAGAACGTCGCCATGTTCTCGATCGGCGGCGCCTGTGTCCTCCTCGGGCTGCCGGCGATCGGCTGGCCGGTGTTCACCGACCTGCTGCCGTTCGTCGACGGCGTCACCGTCACTCACGCGCCCGGCGACGAGAGCGGGCTGACCCCCTACAGCGCCGGCCACCTGACCGACGCCGTGATCTTGATCGTCGTCTCCGTCGTCGGCTTCAAACTCATCCGCAAGCCGCTGTCGAAACTCGACCTCGGCGATCCGACGACGATCGTCAACCCGGCGTCGTTCTCTCTCGGACGCGGGACGATGCTCGCGGTTACCGAGACCTACCGCGCCGTCGACGCGGCCGCGGTCGGCTTCGTCCGGACCTGCTACTGGGTCGGGAACAACCCGGCGCTCGCGGTCGACCGCGTCGCCAGCAAGGTCCCTGGTGGATTCGGTCCCAACCAGAACCGCCGCGCCGCCAACGGCGGCCGGCCGTCGACGCTGCACCTACGCGCGACCATCGGGCTCACCGTGCTCCTGATCACGCTCGTCCTGACGGTCGTGCTCTGGCTGCTCGTCTGA
- a CDS encoding tyrosine-type recombinase/integrase yields MTGICVGDAIDVYLERKAVGDPDGPGAGAYAANAESILRRWATWLEAEHGVSSLYALEGEHMRTYAEALGERTARGEYAPSTARTYFAVVRAFLSWCVRGGILEANPATTGDAEAGLPAENDDAGSQFWTAEERRALEGYVRERSLAAADADRRERVRRLREYALVATLAHAGVRGAELFRVPEDERRDGATWADVDFYRGTIRVLGTSGRLEDVPLPAAARTPLRRYWIALDPPAPEWPLFPTHHAPSIASRVRSVLRTRGLEEAAIERLLEEDTATDLARERAIAPPAITTEGARSILRRLCADAGVDIDGDYLKPRGARRALDQDRRTAATSPRAPPREDFLERSIAMTDQDAPARNDGSADSETGDTRDD; encoded by the coding sequence GTGACCGGGATCTGCGTCGGAGACGCGATCGACGTCTACCTCGAGCGCAAGGCCGTCGGCGACCCCGACGGCCCCGGCGCCGGAGCGTACGCCGCCAACGCCGAGTCGATCCTCCGCCGGTGGGCGACCTGGCTCGAGGCCGAACACGGCGTCAGCTCGCTGTACGCCCTCGAGGGCGAGCACATGCGGACGTACGCGGAGGCGCTCGGGGAGCGAACGGCCCGTGGCGAGTACGCGCCGTCGACCGCGAGAACCTACTTCGCCGTCGTCCGGGCGTTTCTCTCCTGGTGCGTTCGTGGGGGCATCCTCGAGGCGAACCCGGCTACGACCGGGGACGCCGAGGCGGGACTCCCGGCCGAAAACGACGACGCCGGGAGCCAGTTCTGGACCGCCGAAGAGCGCCGAGCACTCGAGGGCTACGTTCGCGAGCGCTCGCTCGCGGCCGCCGACGCCGACCGCCGCGAGCGGGTCCGCCGGCTGCGCGAGTACGCGCTGGTCGCGACCCTCGCTCACGCCGGCGTGCGCGGCGCGGAGCTGTTTCGCGTCCCCGAGGACGAGCGACGCGACGGGGCGACCTGGGCCGACGTGGACTTCTACCGGGGGACGATCCGCGTCCTCGGGACGTCGGGTCGACTCGAGGACGTCCCGCTGCCGGCGGCCGCCCGAACGCCGCTGCGCCGGTACTGGATCGCCCTCGATCCGCCCGCGCCGGAGTGGCCACTGTTTCCCACCCACCACGCGCCGTCGATCGCGAGTCGCGTCCGATCGGTCCTGCGAACGCGCGGGCTCGAGGAGGCGGCGATCGAACGGCTGCTCGAGGAAGACACGGCGACCGACCTCGCTCGCGAGCGAGCGATCGCGCCCCCGGCGATCACGACCGAGGGAGCGCGATCGATCCTGCGACGGCTCTGTGCAGACGCCGGCGTCGACATCGACGGGGACTACCTCAAACCACGCGGCGCACGGCGAGCGCTCGACCAGGACAGGAGGACGGCCGCGACGAGTCCGCGAGCCCCGCCGCGGGAGGACTTCCTCGAGCGGTCGATCGCCATGACCGACCAGGACGCGCCGGCTCGAAACGACGGGTCGGCCGACTCCGAAACCGGCGACACGCGGGACGACTGA